The genomic region ttatcctatttgattttcagttgcttagggacaagcaacaatttaagtttggtgttgtgatgagcgaataatttatacgctttttggcaatatttttacatagtttttagtataatctagttagtttttagtatatttttattagtttttaataaaaaatcatatttctggactttactatgagtttgtgtgtttttctgtgatttcaggtattttctggctgaaattgagggacttaagcaaaaatcagatttagaggctgaagaaggactgcagatgctgctggattctgacctccctgcactcaaagtggaatttctggagctatagaactccaaatggtgcgctctcaattgcgttggaaagtagacatccagagatttccagcaatatataatagtccatactttgcccgagtttaaatgatgcaaactggcattcaacgccagttccatgttgcattctggagttaaatgccagaaacaagttacaaactggcgttcaattccaagagaagcctctacacgtgtaaagctcaatgctcagcccaagtacacaccaagtgggcccaagaagtggatttctggatcatttactcatttctttAAACCCttgtaactagtctgatataaataggaccttttactattgtattagacatctttgatcagttttatgctatcttagacctttatgggggctggccactcggccatgcctggaccttgctcttatgtattttcaactctattcaattcaagcttattctgattctaagatattcattcgcacttcaatatgaatgtgatgatcgtgacagtcatcatcattcccaacctatgaacgcgtgcttgacaaccacttccgttctaccttagattgaatgaatatctctgggattccttaatcagagtcttcgtggtataagttagaatccatggacggccattcttgagatccggaaagtctaaaccttttctgtggtattccgagtaggatctgggaaaggatggctgcgacgagcttcaaactcacgagtgctgggcgtagtgacaaacgcaaaaggatcaatggatcctattccagtaagatcgagaaccgacagatgattagccatgcagtgacagcgcattggaccattttcactgagaggacaggatgtagccattgacaacggtgacgcctaacatacagcttgccatagaaaggagtatgaatgattggatgaagacaataggaaagcagaggttcaggaggaacaagcatcttcatatgcttacctgaaactctcaccaatgaattataagtatctctatttttaatttacgttttatttatattttaattatattttaattatcaaatatccataaccatatgaatctgcctgactgagatttgtaagatgaccatagcttgcttcaagccgacaatctccgtgggatcgacccttactcacgtaaggtttattacttggacgacccagtgcacttgctagttatttgtgcgaagttgtgacaaagaactaaaattatgaacgtgcgtattaagtttttagcgccgttaccaagaaatgaaccgtcacgatttctgcgcaccaatacCTTGATAGTTGGTGAGTCTTGGAAGTGGTGTTGGTGCTTGAGGCTTGTTGGTCTTGTTGGAATCAAGCTTTGGGTGTTTGTGCATattagaaatcggccaaggtatagtttctattttctttatgtaatatgtaatattttttgatacttaggctagttgagcttaagataggattgaatgatgttgatgtatgattaattatatgtgaatttatGTTTGATGATGAAGAGGATGATATGGAGTGTTGGAATGTGTGATATATGAATTATGATGAATATTGATTTTGAATAACATTATGATGAGTGGTAATAAATATTGATGATGACATTGGGTTTTGATTATTGTAGTTGATGTTGATATTGAATGGTGGTGAATGATGTATATGAAGAGTTATATTGTGTGAAAATTGTTGAGGTTGAGCTATTGATTGTAAATTGTATATTTTGTTGAATTATGATGGTAAGAGATAGAAGAGAATGAATGAAATAGGTGTTCAATTGAGAAAAATACTATGAAATGGTAAATTGATGTAGGAGGTAGTattttatgatgtttgggtatgtttttagttgttttggttttggaaaACTAAAGAATTGTCACTTTTGGTAAAAAATCTGTTTTTGGTGAATTTtgtggatcataacttgagcctcagtttttgaaattggttgaaatttatGTTAAATTAAATATGATTTAAAGagatttaaattgatataaagtttgagagAAATGgagttttgtagaagaagttacgAATGTTTAAAGTTTGTTTGGGATCTAAAACTGAAATTTCTGCAACTTGACATTTTTCTGAAATCTAAGGCATATGCGTACGCGGCCCCATGCACCATACGCAGGTGATGGTCTCTGTCCAGCACTCCCATGTACGTGGCAGATGGGTGCGTACGCGGCATACTGGCACGCGTATGCGGACGCACTTTCttcaacgtgtgcgtacgcacgatagggtgtgtgtacgcacaacccCTGTTTTGGTGAAAATGtgttttttcttcacttttaaggGTTCTCTAGCTTTCTAAACTTCTTTAGCTTCTCCTTAAGACTTGTGGCTAGTAATTAGGCCCTAAAACTAGTATAGATAGTTTTATGTTTGAGATTAATGGATTTATATATGGGTTTTAGAAGACGGTGACTTAGGCTCGGTATGTCAGTTGGGTAGTTTTATCTTGTGAGTTAATGGGGAGCCGGGTTGATGATGAACTTGAAATATTGATGAAGGATTATGGTTAATGGAATGAGTATAAACGGATTTGTGCCTTGAACTGTGCTATATTACTGAATTGTCATGATTGGCAAGTTGCTATGTGCCTCGGGCAAGGGTTGTGGCAGTCTCCTGCTTGTCTAAGGTAGCGGTGTCGGCGTAGGGGCCGaggcagtctcccgcctacgttgagatgtgaggactATGGCAATCTCCCGCTCACATAACCTTTCTGCTGCCAGAGTGAACTCGGGCACTATAACCCGAAACAGTGTGCCGGGCACTATAACTCACGGGACGCATGATAAAGTGCTGGGGTCTAGAGAGAGTGAGCAAAGCACTATAACCCTGGTcgtggcagaaaggcgacatcccAGAGACGTGTCAGGTTGGCATTTTTaactgacaagtgatatcacgagccaaataggataaacattcatcatatgcatcttctatatgcttgctttctttgattacttgagttatgcCTATTTGAATAACATGCCTCAATGCTAGTTGAATTACCTACtatatatgtatattacttgtgttttacttgtttgcattatctgtgattgtctggtgctgaggaggttaggtaggcgatgGCGATGGGATCGGATAGAgggtaggttggcgaaggctatgggatacagcggtgtaattggtattagttagaaatcccctaaatttagataaccctgtttatagtttataatttaagttatttatttcgttaagcttgaatatctgtttggTATGAATTTCTCGGATTGCCTTTGGCCTCtcggaaccttacatcttatatattggacactgttaccatactgagaacctccgatcctcataccatatgttgttgttatttttcagatgcaggtcgtaacccacctcggtgagttgcgagATGGTAACGGAGAGGAGGATCTTTTATCACCTTTTGTAGTTTGATATGTTCGATGTAGTTACTCTCTCATCCTTTGTATTTATATaactttgttgccttagaggctttatttctgaaaactttgagagataggttgttgcTGTTTTAGAACTTCAAAACTCTGTTGTATTCAGTTTGAatagccggcctaaactccgtaagctgtgactagtcctctttttgtatatcatacttatatataccttgcttaatttaattattaccttGTATATCCTGGAGCTATCTCCcaggttttatatatattatgtcttgTTCTTTCCATGCCTACgcatttagttatcgtgtgtgaacaCTTCGCGTTTTGTAATTCCGCTTTATGCGACTTTGAGCTTTACTCCTTCATCGAGCATCCAGTTATATAAATTCTtagatatatattatatattataatctttagaactgtcgtggcaCATTGTTATCCtctgctttacggctagaggtaaggcttaaggTAACGGGGTGTTATAAAGAATTGTCCAAAGAAGCCTAATCGAGATCCTGCTAGAGCATTACAACAAGGGTGAGTGTTCGCTATGTCGGCCGATAATGCTACTGGTTCTGGCTCCTTGCTCCAAGCTCAGTGTTGTGTTGAGACTCGTTCTTTAACTGTATTGTATGATTCTGGCGTGTGGCATTCttttatttcattaattattgcaCGTGAGTTGGGATTAGCTTTCTCTAAACTAAGTTTTGACCTAGTTATCAATACACCCACCTCACATAAAGCATTGACCAACCTTGTTTGTCGACAGGTAGCCTTCAGTATTGAAGGTAGATCTTTCTTGCATGATCTAATCTGTTTACCTTTATTTGGTTTAGACATTATGTTAGAGCTTGATTGGTTATCTAAGAATCATATTCTTTTTGACTGTTTTGATAAAATTATTATCTTTCCTTCTGATAATATGCATACTGGATCAGTAGTTTCTCATGCTTTATACCTAGATTCTATGAGTGTTACCTATAACGGGAGTGAATGTGAGGGGTTCGTTCTATTAGCAGCTAGCTCGAGTGTCAGCGAAGTAAACGTGGAACAGATCCGAGTGGATAATTCAAAGAAAACACCACCGTCGCCAACTCCAAATCATGCGGCGGACAATTCACCTCGTGCGGTCTCAATTTTCGTGAggcataagccaccacatttcgatgttgcatcaacacgcaacctaAACCTTTAAGTGATGCATCGCAAAACACTTTaaatggttcatttggctcaggTAGAATAAGCACTGGTGCAGAAGTCAACCTCTCTTTCAAGGTTTGAAAACTTTCTTTGCACTCCGGGCGTCCACACAAATAGAACTTCCTTATGCGTCAACTTCGTCATTGGTAGGGCAATCTCTGAGAATCCCTTGATGAACCATCTATAGTATCCATCCAAGTCTAAGAAACTCTTAATCTCATTTACGGATGTCGGTCTCTTCCACTGAGTCATAGCCTCAATCTTAGACAGGTCCACTGCAATCCCATCCTTACTCACCACATGACCTAGAAACTTCACTTTCTTCTTCTAAAATTCTCACTTCGAAAGCTTCGCATacaatttcttctccttcaagaTTTGCGACATAATTCTCAAGTGTTCCTCATGATCTTTTTCGGTTCTGAAATACACCAGTATGTCATCTATGAATACCACCACAaacttatccaaaaaagggttagaacactctgttcatgtaatccatgaacacaGCAGGGGCGTTCGTTAGCCCAAAGGACATAACTGCATATTCATAGTGACCATAGCGAGTTTGGAATGCAATTTTAGGAATATCAGCTTCTCTCACTCTAATCTGATGGTAACCCGACCTAAGGTCAATTTTTGAGAACacgccagctccttgtaactggtcCATCAGATCATCAATCCGAGGAAAGGGTATCTGTTCTTCACCGTCACCTTATTCAACTGCCGGTAATCAACACATAATCTCATacctccatctttcttctttaccaacaACGCAGGCGCTCCCCACGGGAAAACACTTGGTCAAAGGAAGTTCTTCTTTAACAACTCTTCTAGTTGCTTTTTTAACTCCGCTAATTCCAACGGTGCCATCCAATATGGTACAATCAATACCGGTCCAGCTCCTGGCACTAGATCTATAGCGAATTCAATCTCTCTTTGAGGTGAAAACTTGGGTATATCTTTAGGAAAAACTTTAGGAAATTCTCTCACAACTGGTATTCGGTCTAAGTCTTGCTCATTTCCTACAGAATTTGCAGCCAAAAGGATAAATCCTTGGCATTTAGCCCCACTACAATTTACTTTCACCGTATTTAGGTAATAACTTCGTGCCACCACCGGTCCTTCTGATTCCTCAGGCATAAACCGGATAGAACGCTCAAAATAATCCAACAACACCCGATTTTTTAACAATCAATCCAAACCCAAAATAAAGTCTAACTCAGGCATTGGCAGACAAATAAAGTCATGCACGAAGTCTCGGTTCTCTACCCTAAAAGGTACCTCTTGACATCCTAATCTAGTCACCACAGTCTTAGAAACGGGAGTATGCACATGCAAATCAAATGACAATGCCGACATTTTTAACCCTAATTCAACAGCTTTGTCAAAGGCTATGAATGAATGAGATGCTCCAGTGTCATACAATGCAGTTAACATTTTACCACCAATTTTACATTTACCTCTTATCAAAGTACCCGACTTAGCCGCATCATCCGCCGTGATAGCATACACACGGCCTTGCTGTTGAGCTCTACCAGCATTCGGATCGATCTTCTCAGGACAGTTCCATGACATGTGACCAGCTCCTACACAACTATAGCAAAGTCACAAACCAGCCCTACAAGGAGTTCCCGGGTGATAGCTTCCACACCGCCTACAAGTTATTTTATTTTGAGGTTGCCATCTGTATCTCCTTCCTTAATGGTTGTCGTTCACTCGGTAAGTAGCTCGGCCACATTGAGGTTGTTGAGCATAACCTCCCCTCTTGAAGTTTTGGCCCTTTGGAGCAAAGGACCTTGCACCTCCTCCTCGGTTATGATGACCACCACGGCTAGAACCCACATTCACATTCCTCCTAGAGCAATCTTCCACCACACGCCTTTTGTTCACTAACTCAGCAAAGCTCTTAATCTCAAGAGGCGCCACAGCCTGCATAATGTCCTCTCTCAAGCCATGCTGGTATTTCATGCACTTCCACTCCTCATATCCTTTAGGAGCACCCTAACAAACTCTTGAGAAATGacacagctcctcaaacttgcttGTGTAAGTAGTCACAGTCATTGTTCCTTGTCTTAGTTGAAGTAGCTCCAACTCCTTGGCTTGTCTCACAGAATTCGAGAAATACTTATATAACTCTTCTTTAAAGACCTCCCAAGTGATCACCTCAGCCCCAATTCCTTGCTGCAGAAGATGGTAGGTTCTTTGCCACCAGTGTTGAGCTTCTCTAGTCAGCTGGTAAGCAGCAAGTTCTACCATATGACCTTCGAGTACTTGCTGCGCTTCCAATGATCTCTCCATTGGCCTAAACTAGTTGTCAGCTTCTATCGGATTAGTTGATCTTTTAAAGGTTGGAGGATTAACCTTCAGAAAAGTTGCCAATGTCATCGGACTTGTAGCTGAGCTCCCTCCGGCTCTGTTACCATTCCCATTTATGTTCATCCTTTCCATCACTTGGTTGGCAGCCGCCACATTAGCTTGCATAGTATTGACAAGTTGGGTCATTGCCGCCAGAAATTTGGCTTGATTTCCAGCAGAAGCGGGTTCGTCATTTCCTCTCCGTCCGCGACCCCGTCCACGAGTTACCATCTCAGGTCCTATCCACacaaaacaagtgatatcaaggtgatcagtctcaatatctcaagttaagtactTCAATTTTCCAAAAGTATACTCATGAACTTCATGCGAAACatatcaatcagatatcctaaatagcacaGGCATAATTCAGAGTATACATTAAAGCATAAGCAGTCCAACCATTAGGCTCACAAggacgaactactctgataccataatgtaacaccctaatattcaaatccttatgctcgagtcataagtcaatgatactaaggtagtacgactctcaggtggattataatatatatatatatattgaaagaaAATATTAAACTAGAAGCCTGAAGGGgaacaaaataaaatagcaaAGTCGTAACACTCAGGCATCGATAAAACAGAAGATAAAGGCTGAATTAAAAGCGGTATAAAGTTAAAACTGCAAAGAAGAATAAGATAAAGTCagaatatagatatataacataagtaattaagtactagtcgcgacccgcgaagtttaggccagcTAGGGTATAGAATAAAAATAGTTTAACAACAATACCtcctatctctcccaaaagaTACATAaaggcctctataggcaagttttcaAAAGGATTAAATACATAACAGAAGATTTTCTAAACAAAAGTGGAGAGATTCTAAACAAAGTAAAGCAGAAATATAATAATCTTCACCATCTCTCAGATAAAGCACAGTTCACTGCTGAGCTCCtggacctacatctgaaaacaaCAGATATATATGGaatatatatgagaaaacaattaaggtttcagagatatttattttctggaataacttttcttaccaactattttaattatgcaagattcaattcaaggcaaactatatgtgactaaaccctaattccttagacctttttagtctcctctaaccttcatcaactgccaattccttggtcacttgattccaattagagggttaagttcaattctagtttatatgccagaGAAAtactaattacccaaatataagaggattatatgtcacatattctgttaagtccagataattagaaatttaggagaaattgttttcaagctgttgttcaagcaaagagcttttccaaggtttacaagaactcaattagaacaatggtcatacttccgttccacacaaattcataagataaagaacgaaaacaattcttgaaattgaaataaatacatgaattaaaatagaacagtaaAGTATTAATCCACAGAATAAACAaagttcctaaccttaacagtggaggtttagttgctcatagttcagagagaaaacaaggattctgtaaaattgtaaagtgcggaatgaggtaagagagaagagatgagcccgaagggctgaatcttttctcttttatatctaatcctaattaatgtaaatctattttctaaaacaaaataatatatttttctatttgtaaataaaataaatttttaatcaaaataaaataaaatcttcgtTGCTGGCTTCAATTGGCGTGAGGACCATTGCTTTCTTCAAGGCTGACGCCTAACTTGGGCTGAGCCAAGTTAGGCTCCAGTATG from Arachis ipaensis cultivar K30076 chromosome B02, Araip1.1, whole genome shotgun sequence harbors:
- the LOC107627274 gene encoding uncharacterized protein LOC107627274, which produces MERSLEAQQVLEGHMVELAAYQLTREAQHWWQRTYHLLQQGIGAEVITWEVFKEELYKYFSNSVRQAKELELLQLRQGTMTVTTYTSKFEELCHFSRAVAPLEIKSFAELVNKRRVVEDCSRRNVNVGSSRGGHHNRGGGARSFAPKGQNFKRGGAGHMSWNCPEKIDPNAGRAQQQGRVYAITADDAAKSGTLIRGKCKIGGKMLTALYDTGASHSFIAFDKAVELGLKMSALSFDLHVHTPVSKTVVTRLGCQEVPFRVENRDFVHDFICLPMPELDFILGLD